One genomic region from Arthrobacter sp. YN encodes:
- a CDS encoding LLM class flavin-dependent oxidoreductase — MQIGVFSVSDITTDPTTGRTPTENERIKASVAIAKKVEEIGMDVYALGEHHNRPFFSSSPTTTLAYIAAQTERITLSTATTLITTNDPVKIAEDFAMLQHLSDGRVDLVLGRGNTAPVYPWFGKNIQDGVELAIENYSLLRKLWDEDTVNWSGKFRTPLQNFTSTPRPLDGVAPFVWHGSIRTPQIAEVAAYFGDGFFANNIFWPKEHYQQLIGLYRERYEHYGHGKADQAIVGLGGQFFMRKNSQDAVKEFRPYFDNAPVYGHGPSLEDFTSQTPLTVGSPQEVIEKTLTFREAFGDYQRQLFLIDHAGLPLKTVLEQLDLFGEEVLPVLRKEYAAMKPAHVPDAPTHASRVAAALEEKVSESATAGAAGQDA; from the coding sequence ATGCAGATCGGCGTATTCAGCGTCAGCGACATCACCACTGACCCCACCACGGGCCGCACGCCCACGGAAAACGAACGCATCAAGGCCTCCGTTGCCATCGCCAAAAAGGTCGAAGAAATCGGCATGGATGTCTACGCCCTGGGCGAGCACCACAACCGGCCGTTCTTCTCCTCCTCCCCCACCACCACCTTGGCTTACATCGCCGCGCAGACCGAGCGCATCACGCTCTCCACTGCAACCACGCTGATCACCACCAATGATCCGGTGAAGATTGCCGAAGACTTCGCGATGCTTCAGCACCTTTCGGACGGCCGCGTGGACCTCGTCCTCGGCCGCGGCAATACGGCGCCGGTCTACCCCTGGTTCGGCAAGAACATCCAGGACGGCGTAGAACTCGCGATCGAAAACTACAGCCTGCTCCGCAAGCTGTGGGATGAGGACACCGTCAATTGGTCCGGCAAGTTCCGCACGCCGCTGCAGAACTTCACCTCCACCCCGCGACCGCTCGACGGCGTCGCTCCCTTCGTGTGGCACGGTTCCATCCGTACGCCGCAGATCGCAGAAGTTGCTGCGTACTTTGGCGATGGATTCTTTGCCAACAACATCTTCTGGCCCAAGGAGCACTACCAGCAGCTGATCGGCCTTTACCGCGAGCGGTACGAGCACTACGGACATGGCAAGGCAGACCAGGCGATTGTTGGCCTCGGCGGGCAATTCTTCATGAGGAAGAACTCCCAGGACGCTGTCAAGGAATTCCGCCCGTACTTTGATAATGCGCCGGTCTATGGACACGGACCGTCGCTGGAGGACTTCACGTCCCAGACGCCGTTGACCGTAGGAAGCCCCCAGGAAGTCATTGAAAAGACCCTGACCTTCCGCGAGGCCTTCGGAGACTACCAGCGCCAGCTGTTCCTGATCGACCACGCCGGCCTTCCCCTGAAGACTGTCCTGGAGCAGTTGGACCTCTTCGGCGAGGAAGTCCTTCCCGTCCTGCGCAAGGAATATGCTGCCATGAAGCCGGCCCACGTGCCGGACGCTCCGACGCACGCATCCCGCGTTGCCGCAGCATTGGAAGAAAAAGTCAGCGAATCCGCAACTGCCGGTGCCGCGGGGCAGGACGCCTGA
- a CDS encoding MarR family winged helix-turn-helix transcriptional regulator has protein sequence MSGPTGAASSAVRLAAETWESLFRSQVAVMRKLQSGPAFKTIPVKEYDVLFTLSKCPSGQLRLNEINDKVLLSQSSLSRLVDRLEKRGLVERTAAPDDGRGVLLSLTEAGSELQKTIGREHVRDIAHLVGPALTPEEQRELLRLTEKLRASVTGH, from the coding sequence ATGTCCGGTCCAACGGGCGCGGCGTCCTCCGCCGTTCGCCTCGCCGCCGAAACCTGGGAGTCGTTGTTCCGCTCCCAGGTGGCGGTGATGCGGAAGCTTCAGTCAGGACCGGCGTTCAAGACCATCCCCGTCAAGGAATACGACGTTCTTTTTACGCTGTCCAAGTGCCCATCGGGGCAGCTCCGGCTCAATGAAATCAACGACAAAGTGCTGTTGAGCCAGTCGAGCCTGAGCCGCTTGGTGGACCGTCTTGAGAAGCGCGGTTTGGTGGAGCGGACGGCAGCCCCCGACGACGGCCGCGGAGTGCTGCTCTCACTCACCGAAGCGGGCAGCGAGCTTCAAAAAACGATCGGGCGCGAACACGTGCGGGACATCGCCCACTTGGTGGGACCGGCCCTCACCCCCGAGGAACAGCGCGAACTCCTTCGGCTGACGGAAAAACTCCGTGCTTCCGTGACGGGACACTAG
- a CDS encoding transglutaminase-like domain-containing protein: MERNVAATLVFKTAANTKVAMAIAVARNSGYDSVTETLSITSAGDELPFAELSDHHGGRFHYLEFTEPSEVTVEYRATVHGFGIPETSTPMELIRYVRPSRYAESDRLLPTSYAEFGSLQGAELLQAVRNWVNAELRYVSGSSRGTDGAVETLLHRKGVCRDFAHLAIALLRAKDVPARLAAVYAPGLSPMDFHAVAEAYIDGAWYIIDPTGLAPRESMLRITAGRDSSDTAFLSTVGGSLTLKTLKVSASVNGELPVEDLREPVSLR, encoded by the coding sequence ATGGAACGCAACGTTGCTGCCACGCTCGTTTTCAAGACCGCAGCCAACACCAAAGTAGCCATGGCAATAGCCGTCGCCCGGAATTCCGGTTACGACTCAGTGACCGAGACCCTCTCCATCACCTCCGCCGGTGACGAGCTTCCCTTCGCCGAACTCAGCGACCACCACGGCGGCCGCTTCCACTACCTTGAATTCACCGAGCCCAGCGAAGTGACCGTGGAGTACCGCGCGACTGTTCACGGCTTTGGCATCCCTGAAACGTCCACTCCCATGGAGTTGATCCGCTACGTCAGGCCGAGCAGGTATGCGGAGTCTGACAGGCTGCTGCCTACCTCCTATGCCGAGTTCGGCTCGCTGCAAGGAGCTGAACTGCTCCAAGCGGTCCGCAACTGGGTCAACGCGGAACTCCGCTACGTCAGCGGCTCGTCCCGGGGTACGGATGGCGCCGTGGAAACGTTGCTGCACCGCAAGGGAGTGTGCCGCGATTTCGCCCACCTCGCCATCGCGTTGTTGAGGGCCAAGGACGTACCTGCCCGGCTCGCTGCTGTGTACGCCCCCGGGTTGAGTCCCATGGATTTCCATGCCGTGGCCGAAGCGTACATTGACGGCGCTTGGTACATCATCGACCCCACGGGCCTGGCACCCCGTGAATCCATGCTGAGGATCACGGCCGGCCGGGATTCCTCGGATACGGCATTTCTCTCCACTGTGGGTGGCAGCCTGACGTTGAAGACCCTTAAAGTCAGTGCCTCAGTTAACGGCGAGCTCCCGGTAGAGGATCTCCGGGAGCCCGTCAGCCTTCGCTAG
- a CDS encoding DUF1684 domain-containing protein has translation MAPDQQDYFEDDIPTMSAVDIADWRLRTFALYDKVRQLAATNPFDAHVFWRQERDLMFATHPASALTAEMKASFSGLRTAGYDPAFRKYAVLSPNGSGQEMNVETGTDGVVPFVRIGTFELPGLGSLAVWRLRSYGGGIFVPFRDATAGKDGGSYGAGRYLLDTVKGSFHGTRNSSGAQEFILDFNFAYNPSCAYNEAWACPLAGPDNRLATEVPVGELYVG, from the coding sequence ATGGCTCCCGATCAACAGGACTATTTCGAGGACGACATCCCCACCATGTCAGCGGTTGATATAGCTGACTGGCGTTTACGGACGTTCGCCCTGTACGACAAAGTGCGTCAACTCGCGGCCACCAACCCGTTCGACGCCCACGTTTTCTGGCGCCAGGAGCGGGACCTGATGTTCGCTACCCATCCGGCATCAGCACTGACTGCAGAAATGAAGGCCTCATTCTCAGGACTCCGGACAGCCGGCTACGATCCCGCCTTCCGCAAATACGCGGTGCTGTCTCCCAACGGTTCGGGGCAGGAAATGAATGTTGAGACGGGCACCGATGGCGTGGTGCCGTTCGTCCGCATCGGTACTTTCGAGCTGCCCGGCCTGGGCTCGTTGGCAGTGTGGCGGCTCCGGAGCTACGGAGGCGGGATCTTTGTCCCGTTCCGCGACGCAACGGCCGGGAAGGACGGCGGAAGCTACGGGGCGGGTCGCTACCTGCTGGACACGGTCAAGGGCTCATTCCACGGGACAAGAAATTCCTCCGGGGCACAGGAGTTCATCCTCGATTTCAATTTCGCCTACAACCCCTCCTGTGCCTACAACGAAGCCTGGGCCTGCCCCTTGGCTGGGCCGGACAACCGCCTGGCCACGGAAGTTCCCGTGGGCGAACTGTACGTGGGTTAA
- a CDS encoding SLC13 family permease, translated as MRLAIIGLVLLAAGGVTVATGVLPWQEVAVLVDRVAPILGFVVAMTVVTELVSEAGTFQWIARRLRRWGRGSGVLLWLLLALFSVLSTVFLSLDTTAVLLTPVVVTVARQAGLPVLPFALTTVWLANTASLLLPISNLTNLLAQHHLGNISPAQFAQLMWAPSLAAILVPLAFIAVVFRRDLRKTYALDSARPAQMPPATPTTDTPLLVVSAAVLVLLLPALVSGAAIWIPATTAAVILAGMFAFRRPKVLTVTLIPWSLLLFTCGLFLAVEATQYLGASVLLGQVAGQGSGFVELLRLAMTGALGSNVVNNLPAYLVAEPLAGSPERMAALLVGVNAGPLITPWASLATLLWHDRLVRMNVLIKWKGYAVYGLIVAPLTILAAIAALAAAGPGGLFG; from the coding sequence ATGCGCCTGGCGATCATCGGACTGGTTCTCCTCGCGGCTGGCGGAGTCACCGTGGCCACGGGCGTCCTGCCATGGCAGGAAGTAGCGGTCCTGGTGGACCGGGTGGCGCCTATCCTGGGATTCGTCGTCGCAATGACAGTGGTGACAGAGCTCGTCAGCGAAGCCGGCACCTTCCAATGGATCGCGCGGCGGCTGCGTCGTTGGGGCCGGGGCAGCGGTGTCCTCCTATGGCTGCTCCTGGCGTTGTTCTCCGTCTTGAGCACAGTTTTCCTGTCACTGGATACGACGGCGGTGCTCTTGACCCCCGTGGTGGTCACGGTGGCCCGACAAGCGGGTCTCCCGGTTCTACCCTTCGCGCTGACAACGGTGTGGCTGGCGAATACGGCAAGTCTCCTGCTTCCGATTTCCAACCTGACCAACCTGTTGGCGCAGCACCATCTTGGCAACATCAGTCCGGCGCAGTTTGCACAGCTGATGTGGGCGCCGTCGTTGGCGGCAATACTGGTTCCCCTGGCCTTCATCGCTGTGGTGTTCCGGCGCGACCTTCGCAAGACCTATGCCCTCGATTCTGCACGTCCAGCCCAGATGCCACCGGCGACCCCCACCACGGACACACCTCTGCTGGTGGTCAGCGCAGCAGTCCTGGTGTTGCTTTTGCCCGCGCTGGTGTCCGGTGCAGCCATCTGGATTCCGGCTACAACGGCAGCCGTGATCCTTGCCGGCATGTTTGCCTTCCGACGACCCAAAGTCCTCACAGTGACGCTGATTCCGTGGTCGTTGTTGCTGTTCACCTGCGGCCTCTTCCTGGCGGTGGAGGCTACCCAATACCTCGGTGCCTCAGTCCTGCTTGGACAGGTGGCAGGCCAAGGGAGCGGGTTCGTTGAACTGCTCAGGCTGGCCATGACGGGCGCCCTGGGCTCCAACGTGGTCAACAACCTGCCGGCATACCTTGTGGCCGAGCCCCTGGCGGGAAGTCCGGAGCGGATGGCCGCACTGCTGGTGGGTGTGAACGCAGGTCCCTTGATCACGCCCTGGGCTTCGCTGGCCACCCTGTTGTGGCACGACCGGCTGGTGCGGATGAATGTGCTGATCAAGTGGAAGGGCTACGCGGTGTACGGCCTGATCGTGGCACCGCTGACCATACTGGCGGCTATCGCGGCGCTCGCAGCTGCTGGCCCGGGAGGACTGTTTGGTTAA
- a CDS encoding DM13 domain-containing protein: MNRLRSFIRSHRTLAAIVGVLILSAVVVGAALFQPWRLFTSSSVNEALPALGVSTGQPSAGGTASAPYSQAVPSQAPPSQAPPSGPAVVGGGTFQSQEHETTGTAQLLMLPDGSHLLRLENLASSDGPDVKVWLSSQEAGGDWFKYRSGHYVDLGAIKATHGNQNYVVPAGTDIAGLTSVVLWCDRFSVAFGSAPLT, encoded by the coding sequence ATGAACCGATTGCGGAGTTTCATCCGGTCCCATAGGACCCTGGCTGCAATAGTCGGAGTGCTGATCCTGTCGGCGGTGGTGGTGGGGGCTGCGCTCTTCCAACCGTGGCGGCTGTTCACCAGCAGCAGCGTCAATGAGGCCCTGCCGGCGTTGGGGGTGTCCACGGGTCAACCGTCGGCTGGCGGGACGGCGAGCGCGCCGTACAGCCAGGCCGTACCCAGCCAGGCGCCACCCAGCCAGGCGCCACCCAGCGGCCCGGCAGTGGTGGGCGGCGGCACTTTCCAATCCCAGGAACATGAAACCACCGGCACGGCGCAGCTGTTGATGCTCCCCGACGGCAGCCACCTGCTCCGCCTCGAGAATTTGGCAAGCAGTGACGGACCTGACGTCAAGGTTTGGCTCAGCAGCCAGGAGGCAGGCGGTGACTGGTTCAAATACCGCTCGGGACACTATGTGGACCTGGGTGCCATCAAGGCCACCCACGGCAACCAAAACTATGTTGTTCCGGCCGGCACTGACATCGCAGGGTTGACGTCCGTGGTGCTTTGGTGCGATCGGTTCAGTGTTGCTTTCGGATCGGCCCCGCTCACCTGA